CGACGGTCACGGTCGACTGGCCTGCGGCGACGGTCATGGTGGGACGGCCGACGCCGACCGCCACGCCCGGCTGACGTCCTCGGGGGTACGGCTCCGCCGGAATCCCCCGGCTGGTTCCGGCCGGCGCGAACGCCGAACCGGTGTAGGTGGTGCCCGACCGGGTGACCGGGACACCGGCCCGGACGGCGGGACCGGGCTGGACGGCAGGACCGGACGAAACAGCGGGACCGGGCGGGACGGCCAACGCCGAGGCGATGGCGGCCTGCGCCTCCCGACGTCGGCGGTTCCACGCGCCCCGGTCGCCGTCGAAGTAGCCCTGGCGGTAACCGAACCGGTAACCGATCCGGTAGCTGAGCTGCCCGTGCAGCCGTCCGGCCGCGTAGCTGGTCGAGCCGAGCAACAGGACCAGGAACACCGCGAAGAAGGGACTCATCGGGCGGCTCCGGCGCGGCTCGGCGCGGGGTGGCCCATCAGCACTCCTCCGGCCAGGTCGGGGTGACACCGGGGACGAGCAGCCGGTCCAGGTCGTCGATGCCGACCTCCTCGACCAACTCGACGCTGATCCGACAGCCGTCGAGGAGCACCTCCGCCACCGAGGCACGCCGGATCACGCCACCGGCGTCGTAGACCCGGACGCTCAGCTCCGGGCAGCCGAGGTGGGCCCGCCAGGCGTCCCACTCGACCCGGTCCGCCACGTTCAGCGAGACATGCCGGCACCCTCGGGCGAGGTAGAGGCGCCACGGGGCGCTCAGACCCGCGGCCACCCCCTCCGCGACCAGGCCGAACGCCTGGGCACGGGTTGCGAGTTCAGTCACCACACCCCCTCGTGACCTGGCGCGTGACGCGTCCGGGACGGGCCGTCTCGGGCACACCACCCACCGCAAGTTGTCCCATGAGCGTGACAGTAGCAGCTTCCCGTGTTTTTGCGACCACTCTCAGCAGCACTTGATTATGGGCAGTTCACCAGCGGTTCCACGCAAGCCCGGCGGCACCGTCGAATGCGAAGACAGTGTCACATATACGTGACAAGAGCGCGTCTCACGACGACGCCATGAGCAGTCGGTCGTACCGTCGTCGGGTGACCGACCACGCCCATGCGCGCAAGATCGAATTTGCTGCCTTCGTGCGCCGGGCGCTCGACGACGCGCGGGCGACCCGGGCCTGGAGCGGCACGGAGGTGTCCCGTCGGACCGGCGTCTCCCGGCAGACCATCAACCGGTGGGTCCGGGGCGACTGGAGCAGCGCCCCCGAGGCCGCGCGGGTGGTCTCCTTCTGCGAGGGACTCGGGCTGGACCCGACGGCCGCCTTCGCCGCACTCGGCTGGGACCGCCCGGCCCGCCCCCGACCGGACGCCCTGCCGATGGACCCGGACGTCGAGGCACTGCTACGCCGCCTGGTCGACCCCGGAGTCTCGGACGTGGAAAAGTTCCACATCCGGGAAACCGTCCGGTACCTCGCCTACCGCCCGCCACTCCCAAACATTGGCAATACCGACAAACAGGTCGGGTAGTTCCTCAGATGGCGAAAACAATGCTCAGGGGAAAACCGCTGTTCCGCACCGGAAGACGGGTCCGCGCGCTAGCGTCCCCCTAACTGCTTGGGCTCGTCGTCGGCGGGGGACGGGACAAGGCCGAACCCAGCCCTGCGGGACAGAAGGAGGGGTCTGTCCATGACCCTGAAGTGGTTGGCAGTCCTGGTCGCGACGGTGTCCGTGACACTGTCGGTGACCGGCAACGTGGTGGTCGGCGCGATCGACGGCGGGCAGCTTCCCCTGATCGTCAACCTCTTCGCACTGACCACGGCCGGCACGGCGGTCGTCCTGGCCGTCCTCGCCGACCTTTACGACCGACTCAACGACCGACTCACCGCGCTCACCGAGTTCCTGGTGGCCCGGCTCAACGAGATCGAGGCGCACGCCGGCGACCGGAACGCCGGTTTCGTCGAGGGGTACCTGCTCAACCACGACCGGGAGGCCGCGGTGGTGCCGATCGGTCGACGGGGGCGTGGCGCCGCCGAACGCTGAGTACCGGTCGGCCGACGGGGACGCGCGGCCGACCGGACGCTGCGCACCGCCGGCTGCTGAGCGCTGCCGGACGCTGCGCACCGCTGACCGCCTTCCCGGTCCGCGAGAGCCCCTCGCGGTTCACGAATGGGCGGCGCAGCCGCGGGTACGCTGACCCGCGTGCCGCCGTTGAATCTGGGCAACCAGGAGCCGAGGACGCCGCTCGACGCCGCCCGAGCCTGGGCCGCGACCGCCGAACGGGCGGGAGAGTACGTCCTCTTCTTCGACTTCGACGGCACGCTCGCCCCGGTCGACGACGACCCCACGGCGGTCCAGCCCGCGCCGAAGGTCATCGCCGCGCTCGAGGCGCTGGCCCCGGTCGTACGCCGGGTGGCGATCGTCTCGGCCCGCCCGGTGGAGTTCCTCCGCGACCACCTCGGCGGGCTCGCCGGCATCGACCTCTACGGCCTCTACGGGTTGGAGCACAGCCACTCCGGCGGGGAGACGGTCACCGAGCCGGCCGCCCTGCCCTGGGTGCCCACCATGGCCGAGCTGGCCGACCGGGCCCGCGCCGAGCTGCCCCCGGGCACCCTGGTGGAGTTCAAGCGGCTCTCCGTCGCCCTGCACTACCGCACCGCGCCGCACCTGGCCGAGGCGGTGGAGAGCTGGGGTCGGACCCAGGCCGACCGACTGGGCCTGCGGGTGCAGGCCGGCCGGATGGTGCTGGAACTCAAGCCCCCGGTCGACCGGGACAAGGGCATGGTGATCGACGAGGTGGTCCGCTCGGCCGCCGGGGCCTGGTACTTCGGAGACGACGTCTCCGACATCAAGGCGTTCGCGGCGCTGCGCGCCCGGGCCGCCGCCGATCCCGGCTTCGTCGGCGTCTGCGTGGCGGTCGCCAACCCGGAGACCGGCCAGGAGGTCGCCCTCGCCGCCGACCTGACCATCGACTCCCCGGCCGCCCTCGGCGACTTCCTCAGCAACGCCGTCGCCCGGCTGAGCTGACCACGCCCGGTTCGCCGGACGGCCGTCGTCGGCCCGGCCGGCTCGACCTGGCCGCACGCGAGGGGATCCCCCGCCCGCTGGGACGGGCGGAGGATCCCGGTCAGCCGATCCCGCCGCCGGTCAGGCCGGCAGGGTCCACTTCTGGTTCGCGCCACCGTTGCAGGTCCACAGGTGCACGATGACGCCGTCGGGGGCGACCGTCAGACACTTGCCGGACTGCGGGTTGCGCAGGGTGCCATCGGCGCTGGACAGCCACTGCTGCGAGCCGAGGCCGTGACAGCGCCAGAGGATGATCTGGTTGCCGTCCGCTGATCCGCCGCTGTGCACGTCCAGGCACTTGCCCATGGACATGACGGTGCGGTTGGGCATCACCGCCCAGCCCTGCGGGTCGGACCCGTCGCAGGCCGAGACCTCGATCTGCGCGCCGTCGTCGAACGGCGACCGGACGTCCAGGCACTTCCCGTCCAGCCCGGTGACCGCGCCGATCCGGGCGGTGCTGCCGGTCGGCCCGTTCTTGGCCACCATCTCGGCGATCCGGATGCCCTGCATCAGCTCGTCCACCGCCGGGATGCCCTCGGGCACGGGCGGCTCGTCGAGCAGCCGCTCACTGGCCACCTCCAGCCGCTGCCGGAGCTGGGTCGACCGGTAGTCGAGCGCCCAGTTGAAGCACCGCTCGATCGGGTCCCACCGCTCCTCCCAGGTGCACGGCAGGACATGTTCGTTGCGGTTGGCACGCGGGTTCGGCTCCGGCTCGTTGGCCTTCTGCGGCTTCACCACGCACTTGTCGTTCACGATCTGCGCGCAGTAGTTGGCCCGGGCCTGCTCGAAGCCGGCGGTCACCCGCCGCTCGGGGATGATGCCGCCGGTCTGTCCCTCCCGGCCGTTGACCACGTTGGCCTCCAACTGCCCCTGGTCGAACGGGATCCGGGACTGGCCGAACAGGTGGATGCCGATGGTCTGGTCCTGCTCCAGCGAACGGGCGAAGCCAAGCTTGGTGTACGACTGGAGCAGCAGCGCCGTCCGGGTGAGCTTCTTGTTCAGGTCGTACAGTTCGTTGCCCTGCGTCGTCAGGTCCCGGACCACCTCGTGGTAGTACTGGCCGGCCTGGCCGTAGAGCCAGTCCCGCGTCTTCGTCCTGATCTCCGACTCGCTGTCCACCGTACGGGGCGCGCTCTGCTCGAAGTCCGGCTTGACCGTCCCCCACTTCTCCTGCATGCCCTGGGTGGCGTTACGAATCCAGCCCTGCCGCGGGTCGCTCGGCGGGTAGTACTGCTGGATCTTGCCGTACGGGTAGACCTTGCTCCACGAGTACGCGGTGAGCCACTGGCCGTCCCACTTCTGCCGCACCCGGAAGGTGATCTCCAGGTCGGCGTAGACGGCGTACGGCTTCTCCCCGTCCGGGTCCGGCGGCTCCGACATGTTCGTCCAGGCTGCCTGGTAGCAGGTCTGGGCCGGGGTGTCGGTACGCCCGTAGTCGGCGAGCCACATCTCCTTCAGGTGCTTGCTGACCACGTTGCTCGGCCGGCTCGGCTGGTAGGTGGCGGTACCGGAACAGGGCGGGATCGCGGTCGGCTCGGCCGTGCTGGCCCCCTCGACGTCCTGGTTGGGCAGACCGAACATGGTGTAGCCCAGGCGGTCGTTCTGGATCGTGTTCCGCTTCGCGTGCAGCTTGGCGACCATCGCGGAGCCGGTCGCCCGGTAGTCGTCGAGCAGCTTGGCGTAGAGCGGACTGAGCTGCTCCGGCTGGTCCCAACCCCGAGGCGCGCTGAACCGCCGGACCGCGGTCTGGATGGCCTGGCCGGACGCCAGGATCTCGTCCGTGGTCAGGTTGACCTTCGCAGCGTGGCTGGGGTTCTGCGCCACCATGTGCTTGTAGCCCTCGGCGGCCAGCAGCCAGTGCTCCACCGCCGCCGTCGGCGGGGCCTGCACCCGTACGCCGCCGCTGACCTGGTGCGGCAGGTTGAGGTGGTTCTCCGCGTAGTCGGTCAGGTAGCGGATCGAGCCGTGGTAGCCGTACGCGCCGAGGTTGTTCTCCGGGTTCGGGTCGCCCAGCCCGGCGGTGAACGGCGCGGCTTTGCTCTGGATGCTCGCCGCCGTGTTCAGCGTCTCCACCGTCGCCTTGTACTCGTCCCAGGTCAGCGGCGTCTCGGGGTAGCGGGCGGCATGGCTGACACGATGGTTGATGACCCCTTCGAGCTGGGAGACCTGGGTCTCCTGGAGGGAGCGCAGGATCGAGCTGCCCCAGAAGTCGACCCGCTCGGTGACCAGCGCGAGCTGCGAGACGACCTTCCTCAGCTCGTCCTGGGTGAGCCACACCTCGGTGAGCAGCCGGTTGAACTGGGCGTCCATCTGGTCGTAGAGCTGCACCAGGGCCAGCTCGATCCGGTCGAACCGCTGGTTCATCTCGTTGCGGAAGTCCCGGAGTTCCTGACGGAGCTCCTTGAGTTCGTTCAGGATCTGCTGGTCCATGGTGGGACCCGTGCCGCCGAAGAGCGGCACCAGCGACTGGATCGCGCCGAGCACCGCACCGGCCATGCCGATCCCGCTCGCCGAGAAGAGCGCCGCCTTCAGGCCGTTGGCGGCGAGCGCCGGAAGCCAGTTACTGACCGCGGTGGCGATCTGGACGGCGGCCCGGCCGGTGCCGGTCACGATCGCGCCCACCTTCGGGTCGGCGAACCCGACCAGCTTCCCGAACAGGTCGATCGCGCCGGCCGCGCCCTCGAGCCACTTCTTGCGCTCCTCGGCCTTCGCCTTCGCCTGGTCCAGTTCGGCCTGGGTCGCCGGTCGCCCGTCCACCGGAAGGGTGGCGTTCATGGCCGCCACGTCCGCGTTGGCGGCGTCGGTGCGCTGGTTGATCTCGTTGAGCAGGGCGGTGATCTGCCGGTTGCCCTCGGCCAGGTAGTCCTGGAGGTTCTGGCTGTGCTCCAGCAGGGCACCGACGTTGACGTACGTCCCGATCAGCGGGTCGGCCATCAACTGGTCCGAGGTGGCGTTCGCCACGATGTTGTACTTCGCGCCGAAGTAGCCGTTCCACGCTTCGGTGAAGGTCGGGTCGATCGCGCCCCGGCCGGCCACCTCCCCCCAGATCTTGTCCTGGTGCTCGAAGACCTGGTTGATCACGGAGTTGTGGCGCTGCGCGGCGTGGATGTCGTCCAGCGTCTCACCGAGCGCCAGGACCTCCTTGCCGAGCGTCGACTCGGCCAGCTCCCGGAAGATCGGCGCGGCCACCGCCCCGGACGGGTGCAGCGCGGACAGCTCCAGCAGCTTGACCATGAGCTGGTACGTCGGCCGGACCAGGTCGTCGGCGCCGAGCTGGCTGGTGTACCACTGGTTCATCGAGGCGGTGTGCTGCACCAACTGCTGCGAGGTGGCGGCCGGGTTCCGCTGGCGGTAGCCGACCATCGTCGCGCTGAGGAACATCTGCCGCAGGCCCTCCGCGCCGCTGGCCCGGGATCGCATGTACGCCGCGAACAGTCCCCGGCGCTGCGTGTCCTGGTCGATGACGACCCCACCGGACGCGTACGCCGACGGCGACACCACGACGTTGCCGACGGCGGCTGTCAGCACCACCGCCGCGACGGCACAGAGCCGCCCCCACCGGCCGGCGAACCCGCGTCGCCGGCTGGTTGTCGGTCCTCTTCGGATCATTGCCTCTCCTCCCGGTGCCGCCCACGGTCGGGCGGCGCGCCAGGAGGTTCGCCGGAGGATCGTCCCGGCCGGAAGGGACAGGTGTCCCGGACGGCCGGGCAGGGTCGGAACGCCGACAGTCCCACCGCCCAGGTCCGAGTTCACCGCAGCCACGCGGGCCACGGGCCGCGCCGGGTTGATCGACTTCATTACGCCGAAACGGCGGTCTCCGACGTCTCGGACAGCCCCACCTCGCCGAAACGGCGTCGTTCTACTTCAGATGCCGTAGCGGCGCTGTCGGCTGGCGTACGACCGCAGCGCCCGGAGGAAGTCCACCCGGCGGAAGTCGGGCCAGTTCAGCTCGCAGAAGTAGAACTCCGAGTGCGCCGACTGCCAGAGCATGAACCCGGAGAGGCGCTGCTCGCCGCTGGTGCGGATGACCAGGTCCGGATCGGGCTGACCCCGGGTGTAGAGGTGCTCGGCGATGTGCTCGACGTCCAGCACCTCGGCCAGTTCCTCCAGGGTGGCCCCGGCGGCGGCGTGCTCCAGCAGCAGCGAGCGGACCGCGTCGGTGATCTCGCGCCGGCCGCCGTACCCGACTGCGATGTTGACCTGGGCACCGCCGGCGCGCTCCCGGGTGCGCTCCTCGGCGGCCTTCAACGCGGTGGCGGTCTGCGCCGGAAGCAGGTCGAGCGCGCCGACCATGCGCAACCGCCACGGGTTGCCCTCCTCGGCCAGCTCGACCACGAGGTCCTCGATGATCTGCAACAGCGGGTCGAGTTCCCGGGCCGGGCGGCGCAGGTTGTCGGTGGCGAGCAGATAGAGGGTGACGTGCCCGATCCCGGCCTGGTCGCACCAGCCGAGCATGTCCTTGATCTTGGCTGCGCCGACTCGGTGGCCGTCGTTGGGATCGACGAACCCCATCTCCTTGGCCCACCTACGGTTGCCGTCGCACATCACGCCGACGTGTCGGGGCACCGGCTTGCCCGCGAGGCTCGCCGTCAGTCGACGCTCGTACACCGAATAGAGCAGGTTCCGCAGAGTCATCACCATGCAGCGTAGCGACCCTGGCTGGAAAGGGGCACGTCCCACCTCAAACCCGCCCGGACAGGGCCCGTCCGATCGCCGCCAGGGTGCGCGCGTCCAGCCGGCCGTCGCCGAGCCCCAGCTCCACCACGGTACGGAAGACCCGGTCGTCGCGGCGGGCGGCGCGCACGGCCGCGTCCACCACCCGCCGCCGCCGGGCCAGCCAGGCCGCCGCCGAGCTGTGCCGCAGGTGGGTGCCGAGGCGTCGGCGCAGGCTGGCGGCGTACCGGTCGGCGGCCCGGTCCGGGGAGCGGGCCGCCGCCGCGCCGGCCAGCGCGCCGGAGAGCAGCGCGTAGAAGATCCCCTCCCCGGTGAACGGGTTGATCAACGACAGCGCGTCGCCGGCCAGCACGGTCCGGCCGCGTCCCGGTGCCGGCCGGTGCGTCGACAGCGGCAGGTGGTGGGCGCGCAGGTCGGTGGCCGTGGCCGGGTCGGCGTCGGGGAGCAGGTCGGCAAGGCGGTCGAGCAGGTGCGCCCGGCTCAGCGGCTCACCGCGCAGCACCTCCCCGTACCCGACGTTCGCCCGGCCGTCGCCGATCGGAAACGACCAGGCGTACGCCGGCCAGCGCGCGGCCGAGGTGACGATGAGCTGCTCCGGTGGGCCCGGGCGGGCCGGGGCGTACCCCCGGATGGCGAGCGCGAGGTGGCGTTCCGGGTTGATCGGGTGACCGAGGGTCCGGCGTACCACCGAACCGGCCCCGTCCGCGCCGACCACCGCCCGGGCGGTGAACGCGTCGTCCAGCAGCACCCGGTCGGCCCGCTCGACCACCCGGCGGACGGTGTGCCGACGCAACTCCGCCCCGCTCGACACGGCCGCCGCGACGAGCCGGGCGTCGAAAACCGTCCGGGGCACCGTGTACGCCGGCCGGGGCAGCGCCCGGGCCACCGTGCCGCCGCCCGGGGCGACCAGGCGCAGCGCGGGCAGCGGTGGATATCCGGCCACCGCGTCGACGACCCCGAGCCGGGTCAGCACGTCCAGCGCGTGCGCGGTGATGCCGTCCCCGCAGGCCTTGTCCCGGGGAAGTCGGCCCGGTCGAGCAGGAGCACCCGGGCCCCGGCCCGGCGGGCGGCCAGCGCTGCGGCGGCACCCGCCGGCCCCGCCCCCACCACCGCCACGTCGTACGCCTCGGTCACGCGGCATCACCTCCGGTCCCGGCTCGACTCCTCCTCCCGGCCGACGGATCCGCCCGGCCCGTTGGGGGCGGGTTCGCCCGACCCCTTGGAGGCCCGCCACAGACCGTAGATGGCCAGGCCACCCGCCGTCATCAGCGGCACGCCGTCCCGGACGAGCCCGTCAACGCCGAGCAGCCACCAGCACAGCGGCAGGTCGACGGCGAGCACGCCAAGGGTCAGCACCACCAGCAGGCCACGCGCCCAGCGCCTCCCCCGGAGCACGAAGAACGTGCAGAACAGCACCGCGTAGCTGGTGACGAGGGCGAAGCCGAACCAGAACGCCACGGCCGGTCCGGCGACCAGCCGACCGTCCAGGATCGTGCCGGCCGCCACCAGCGCGGGGACGAGCATCAGCGGGCTGTAGGTGAACGCGGCGACCCGGGTGGTGAGCAGCCAGCCGGCAACCTCCGGACGACGCGGCGGGGCCTCCCGCCAGGAGATGCCCTGCCGGTCGATGACCAGTCGCCCCCGGTGCCGGGTCAGGTACCCGGCGACCGCCGGAGAGCGGTACAGCAGCCAGAGCACCGCCAGGCAGAGCGCGGTGAGTCCGACGAAGCCGACGATCCCCGGCAGCGGGGGCACGCCCTGCCGGGGTACGACCAGCCGGCCCACCGCGAAGACGGTGGTGACGACGAGGATCAGTCCGAGTGGCCGGGCCAGCGTCCGGCCCCGGCGGACGTGCCCGACCAGCAGTACGAAACCGAACGCGCGCAGCAGCGCCCAACCGCTCCGTACCGCCAGGCCGAAGCCCTGCTCCGGGGCGTACCACCAGTTGAGCAGATCGACCACGACGGTGGCCGCCGCGGTCACGGCGAGCAGGGTGGTGAGCGCGCGGACGGCGGACGGCCGCCGGACCTCGGTCGCGACGGCCGTCCTCATGACTGCTGATGATGCCCTCGGCGGTCAACCCACACACGTAGGTGGTTGGTTGGCTGGGTTGGGTTGGGTTGGGTTGGGTTGGTTGCAGGGGACCCCTGCTCGGCACGAGGCGGTAGCAGGGGTCCCCTGCTACCACCTCAGCCCACGGCTACCGCCTCGGGAGCACGGCTACCGCCGCGGGGACACGGGCTACCGCCCGGGGGCGGCGTCCAGCCGGGCGCGCAGGGCATCCAGCTCGGACCAGAGCACACCGGGCAGCTTGTCGCCGAACTTCTCGAACCACTCGTTGATCAGCGGCAGTTCGGCCCGCCACTCCTCCGGGTCGACCTTGAGCGCGATCCGGACGTCCTCCGGGGTCATGTCGAGGCCGTCGACGTCCAGCGCGTCCTGGGCGGGGACCATGCCGATCGGGGTCTCGACCGCCTCGCCCCGCCCCTCGATCCGCTCGACGATCCACTTGAGCACCCGGGCGTTCTCCCCGAAGCCGGGCCAGAGGAAGTTGCCGTCGGCGTCCTTGCGGAACCAGTTGACGTAGTACACGCTCGGCAGCTTCGAGGCGTCGCCGTCGGCGCCCTTGCCCATCTCGATCCAGTGCCGGAAGTAGTCCCCGGCGTGGTAGCCGATGAACGGCAGCATCGCCATCGGGTCGCGGCGGACCACCCCGACCGCGCCGGACGCGGCGGCAGTGGTCTCCGAGGAGAGCGTGGCTCCCAGGTAGACGCCGTGCACCCAGTCACGGGCCTCGGTCACCAGCGGGACGGTGTCCCGGCGCCGGCCGCCGAAGAGGATCGCGTCGATCGGCACGCCGTTCGGGTCGTAGTAGTCCTCGGCCAGGATCGGGCACTGGGTGATCGGGGTGCAGAACCGGCTGTTCGGGTGGGACGATGGGGTGTCGCTCTCCGGCGTCCAGTCGTTGCCCTTCCAGTCGGTCAGGTGGGCCGGCGGCTCGCCCATCCCCTCCCACCAGATGTCGCCGTCGTCGGTCAGCGCGACGTTGGTGAAGACGGAGTTGCCCCGGTCCAGGGTCCGCATCGCGTTGGCGTTGGTCTTCCAGTCGGTGCCGGGCGCCACGCCGAACAGGCCGTACTCGGGGTTGACCGCGTAGAGCCGGCCGTCCGGGCCGAACCGCATCCAGGCGATGTCGTCGCCGATGGTCTCGACCTTCCAGCCCGGGATGGTCGGCTCCAGCATGGCCAGGTTGGTCTTGCCGCAGGCGGACGGGAACGCGCCGGCGATGTGGTAGACCCGCCCCTCCGGCGAGGTGATCTTGAGGATCAGCATGTGCTCGGCGAGCCAGCCCTCGTCCCGCCCCATCACGCTGGCGATCCGCAGCGAGTAGCACTTCTTGCCGAGCAGCGAGTTGCCGCCGTAGCCGGAGCCGAAGGACCAGATCTCCCGGGTCTCCGGGAAGTGCGAGATGTACTTGGTCTCGTTGCACGGCCAGGCCACGTCCTGCTGGCCGGACTCGAGGGGCGCGCCGATCGAGTGCAGCGCGTGCACGAAGTCGGCGTCGTCCCCCATCGCCTCGAGGATCTTCGCGCCCATCCGGGTCATGATCCGCATCGAGGCGACCACGTACGGACTGTCGGTGATCTCCACCCCGAACATGGGGTGCTCGGCCTCGACCGGCCCCATGCAGAACGGGATGACGTACATCGTCCGGCCGCGCATGCAGCCGCGGTAGAGATCGGTCATCACCCGTTTCATCTCGGCCGGCGCCATCCAGTTGTTGGTGGGGCCGGCGTCCGCCTCGTCGGCGGAGCAGATGAAGGTGCGCTCCTCGACCCGGGCGACGTCACCGGGGTCGGTGCGCGCGTAGAAGGAGTTCGGCTTCTTCTCCGGGTTGAGGCGGACCAACGTGCCCGACTCGACCAGTTCGTCGGTGAGGCGACGCCACTCCTCGTCGGATCCGTCCACCCAGACCACCCGGTCCGGAGTGGTCAGTTCCGCGACTTCTCGGACCCAGGCGAGCAGTTTGGCGTGGGAGGTCGGGGCCTGATCGATACCCCGAACAGCAGCCGGAGCAACCATTACACATCTCCTTGAGGTCGACGCTGACCGATCTACGGGATGCACGAGTCGTGGCGGGCGCCGAGCGCCTCGCCGTCGTGAAAACCTGGGATTCCGCCCAGCGTAAACCGGGCGGCCCCGGGCGTCAGTGGGACTGGTTGTGAAGAACTGCACAAAGTACGGCCTACCTGCGACTTCACGAGCTGATACCCGCTTTCCCGCGCAGTTTCACGCATTTCCCCGGTTGACCTTCAACGCGTTCGGGGAAGCGGACCCCGGTCGCGTGCGGGTGGACGCGGACCACCAACACACCACCTCCGATGATCACGAGCCACCAGAGCGTCGACGACATCACCCTCCGTCACTGTCGGTAACGTCTTTACCCACTGCTGCCGTTGCTACCCGTCCGGCAGGCCCCTTGCCGGTACGCTTCCCCCGTGGCTGCGACCGTGACCGGGGACCAACCGGGGACCCCCCGTGCCCGCTCGGGCCTGGTTCGGTCGCTGTTCGACCGGTTCGGCCACCTCCTGCATGAACTGAGCAAGTTCGCCACCGTTGGCGGAATCGCCTTCCTTGTCGACTTCGCCCTGTTCAACGTCCTCACCGCCGGACGCGGGGTGGAGCCGGTCACCGCGAAGACGATCTCCACCGTCGTCGCGGCCACGCTCGCGTTCCTCGGCAACCGGTTCTGGACCTGGCGGCACCGGGAGCGCTCCAACCCGGTCCGCGAGTACGCCCTGTTCTTCTTCTTCAACGGGGTGGGTCTCGGCATCGCGGTCGCCTGCCTCGCCATCAGCCGCTACGGGCTGGGCAGCATCTGGCCGGGGGTCTTCCAGACCACGCTGGCCGACAACATCGCCAGCTTCATCGTCGGCACGGGCCTCGGCACGCTGTTCCGGTTCTGGTCGTACCGACGGTTCGTCTTCGTCGAAGCGGGAACCCGACGGGTTCCGCGAGGACCCGACCCAGATTCCCAGGCGTGACCTGGGGCCCATCCCGTCCGGTCGACAGGCCGGAAAGCCACGATCAACCTTAAGGTGTTCCGCATGCGTCTTGTCCGCCTCCTGCCCGAGCGCTGGCAGAAGTTCATCCGCGAGGCGCTCAAATTCGGCATCGTCGGTGGCATCAACACCGTCATCAATTACGCCGTGTTCAACGCGCTGGCACTGACCGTGTTCACCGACGGTCAGTTGAAGGCCGCCGTCGCCGCGACCATCGTCGCCACCATCTCGTCGTATCTGATGAACCGGCACTGGACGTACCGGGACCGGCCGAAGTCAGCGATGCGGCGGGAATACGCGCTCTTCTTCCTCTTCAACGCGACCGGGTTGCTCATCGAACTGGGTGTGCTCGCCGCCGCGAAGTACGGCCTCGGCGTGACCGGCCTGCTCGCGCTGAACGTGGCGAAGACCGGCGGCGTGGTACTCGCCACCCTGTTCCGGTTCTGGTCGTACCGGACCTTCGTCTTCCAGCCCGCCCCGGTGCCGGCTCCCGCCGAGCAGCGGAGCGAGCACGAGGCGGTCGCCGGCATGGACCCGGTGGCCGAACTCGCCGAGTCGGTCACCGAACTCGAACAGGCCCAGCCGGCACCGACATCGCCACCCGAGGTCAAGCCACGGCCGAGGCTCAGGCCCCGATCCCGGGTCGCGTCGAGCCCGACCGCCGGCCCCGGTCGAACGGTCAAGCCGCGTCCGGCAGGCGTCGGCGACCCGGCCGTACCCCGGACGGACGCCCGACCCGGCCCCACGTCGCTGAGCCACCTCGACCGGCTCGCCCCCGGGCTCGTCTCGATCGACT
The nucleotide sequence above comes from Micromonospora pallida. Encoded proteins:
- a CDS encoding phosphoenolpyruvate carboxykinase (GTP) produces the protein MVAPAAVRGIDQAPTSHAKLLAWVREVAELTTPDRVVWVDGSDEEWRRLTDELVESGTLVRLNPEKKPNSFYARTDPGDVARVEERTFICSADEADAGPTNNWMAPAEMKRVMTDLYRGCMRGRTMYVIPFCMGPVEAEHPMFGVEITDSPYVVASMRIMTRMGAKILEAMGDDADFVHALHSIGAPLESGQQDVAWPCNETKYISHFPETREIWSFGSGYGGNSLLGKKCYSLRIASVMGRDEGWLAEHMLILKITSPEGRVYHIAGAFPSACGKTNLAMLEPTIPGWKVETIGDDIAWMRFGPDGRLYAVNPEYGLFGVAPGTDWKTNANAMRTLDRGNSVFTNVALTDDGDIWWEGMGEPPAHLTDWKGNDWTPESDTPSSHPNSRFCTPITQCPILAEDYYDPNGVPIDAILFGGRRRDTVPLVTEARDWVHGVYLGATLSSETTAAASGAVGVVRRDPMAMLPFIGYHAGDYFRHWIEMGKGADGDASKLPSVYYVNWFRKDADGNFLWPGFGENARVLKWIVERIEGRGEAVETPIGMVPAQDALDVDGLDMTPEDVRIALKVDPEEWRAELPLINEWFEKFGDKLPGVLWSELDALRARLDAAPGR
- a CDS encoding GtrA family protein; translation: MLPVRQAPCRYASPVAATVTGDQPGTPRARSGLVRSLFDRFGHLLHELSKFATVGGIAFLVDFALFNVLTAGRGVEPVTAKTISTVVAATLAFLGNRFWTWRHRERSNPVREYALFFFFNGVGLGIAVACLAISRYGLGSIWPGVFQTTLADNIASFIVGTGLGTLFRFWSYRRFVFVEAGTRRVPRGPDPDSQA
- a CDS encoding GtrA family protein — its product is MRLVRLLPERWQKFIREALKFGIVGGINTVINYAVFNALALTVFTDGQLKAAVAATIVATISSYLMNRHWTYRDRPKSAMRREYALFFLFNATGLLIELGVLAAAKYGLGVTGLLALNVAKTGGVVLATLFRFWSYRTFVFQPAPVPAPAEQRSEHEAVAGMDPVAELAESVTELEQAQPAPTSPPEVKPRPRLRPRSRVASSPTAGPGRTVKPRPAGVGDPAVPRTDARPGPTSLSHLDRLAPGLVSIDSELEAELAAELHAASRRAPRR